The following is a genomic window from uncultured Draconibacterium sp..
CTGAAACAGAATTAGCTGCCATTGAAAAGAAAAAATTCAAAATGGAACGGCTTAACTATGTTCGTGACCTTTTTGTGTTTGCCTGTTACACCGGATTATCTTATATCGATGTGGCAAACCTGGCTCCTAATAACATCAGGAAAGGAATTAACGGTATGTCATGGATTGTAACACAACGAGAAAAGACCTCCACTCCGGTACGCATTCCAATTCTAAAACAGGCCCAAATACTTATTGACCAATATAAGAATCATCCACGTTCCGAAAACAAAGGCACTGTTTTTCCTAATATCTCCAACCAGAAACTAAACAGTTACCTGAAGGAAATTGCTGATTTGTGTGAGATAGATAAAAATCTGACTTTTCATATTGCCCGCCATACTTTTGCAACCACGGTAACGCTTAACAATGGTGTTCCCATTGAATCGGTTAGTAAAATGCTTGGGCATACCAACCTAAAAACAACCCAGATTTATGCCAAGGTGGTCGAAAAGAAGATAGCTACAGATATGGAAGCGCTTCAGGAAAAGCTTGGGAACAAAATCAAAAAAGAAAGTTCAACTGAATTAGAAAAAGGCAAGGAAAAGAAGCTATCTTAATCAATCATTTAAACATTTGTATCAATTTCCCAAAGCTGTCCTTAATCCCAAATCGTAAACACCGGCTCTTTCCAATTCGGGCATTAGGCAAAAGAAGGCGGAATAAATGGACTGAAAGATTGCGCCGGAGGCCAGTAAATTGGCAAGTGTTTTTCCAATACTTTGCTGTCAAGTCTCCTTTCGAAGTATGAGAAAGGTGTATTGGCAGCAAAGAATACTAACAATTCCAAAACTCTTGTCAATTTGCTGGCTGCGTTTATGCCGTAAGCTTTTGACGTTTGCCTGAATTGAAATCAATTTGTTGAAGATTTGGGAAAACCATATTACCTACATCCGGGCCCCCTGTTCCTTTTCTTTTTGGGTTTAATTTGTTGATAGGATTCCCTTTTACGCTGTCTTTCTTTATCCTTTTCTGCCTGTAGCAGACCTTCTTTTATCAACCGATAGAAAGCCTTATCCAGTGATGGATTATCAATTAGATCAAAATGCTCCTGTCTCTTATTCTCATCCAGTCTGGACTTAATCTTTGAATAGCTGAATTGCCTGTCTATTTTTGAACCGTTAAATCTTAGATCATTTTTGGTAAACGAAATCCCCTGTACAACATTTGTATTCCCCCTGCATTTGTAGTGTACTGTTATTCCCTCTTTTTTCAGTTTCGCTTCCAGTTCATCCATGTCTTTACATTTGGGCACAAGCTCCTTTAGGCTGTAATAAATCTCATATTTTGTTTTGTCCGGCTCCTTGAGTCTATGAACTTTTACATTTTCTTTTCCTTTAGCAAAATACAGGTTATTTTTTCGTGTAAGCTCTTTACAGATCTTTTCACTACGGTAACGATCGTTTTTATTGGAAATCGTTTTCCCAAGGTTGTTTACCCTATTAAACACAATGTGAATATGGGGATGCTCCTTATC
Proteins encoded in this region:
- a CDS encoding relaxase/mobilization nuclease domain-containing protein translates to MIAKITTGGDFAGAVEYILDPKKAAELLLGEGVRLKNTNSITKSFVAQTELNSRVSKPVGHVSLDFSVQDKAKLNNEFLLKIADDYLNKMGIVTTQFIIARHYDKEHPHIHIVFNRVNNLGKTISNKNDRYRSEKICKELTRKNNLYFAKGKENVKVHRLKEPDKTKYEIYYSLKELVPKCKDMDELEAKLKKEGITVHYKCRGNTNVVQGISFTKNDLRFNGSKIDRQFSYSKIKSRLDENKRQEHFDLIDNPSLDKAFYRLIKEGLLQAEKDKERQRKRESYQQIKPKKKRNRGPGCR
- a CDS encoding site-specific integrase, giving the protein MDLNLKWGTLKNYHTTARYIELFLQKSMNREDILLSELNYRFITDFEFYLRKHKPTDHQRPMRNNAVMKHLERLRKMVSMAVRMEWLDKDPFAAYKLHFKKVEREFLTETELAAIEKKKFKMERLNYVRDLFVFACYTGLSYIDVANLAPNNIRKGINGMSWIVTQREKTSTPVRIPILKQAQILIDQYKNHPRSENKGTVFPNISNQKLNSYLKEIADLCEIDKNLTFHIARHTFATTVTLNNGVPIESVSKMLGHTNLKTTQIYAKVVEKKIATDMEALQEKLGNKIKKESSTELEKGKEKKLS